From Bacteroidia bacterium:
ACCTAATAAACAAATACAAGAACGATTTTTATGATACAACATCCACAGAAAATACAAGCCACCATTTTCGATATGGACGGATTATTAATAGATTCAGAGCCACTTTGGCAAGAAGCTGAAAAAATTATATTCGCGAAAGCAGGAATCGAAATGACGGTAGAAATGTGCGAACAAGTGATGGGAATGCGCGTGGATGAAGCCGTTGAACATTGGATTTTACGCTTCCCGAAAATTAATTTTTCATCCACACAATTGCAAGCAATGATCATGGATAAAGTGGAAGAATTGATTCATGAAAAAGGAAAATTATTGGATGGAGTTGTATCTACACTCGAATTATTGAAGACACAAAACGTGAAAATCGGATTGGCTTCTTCTTCCCATTTTCGCATTATTCATGCGGTGTTAAAGCAATTTGATTTAGAAAAATATTTTGAAGTTATCCATTCTGCCGAATTGGAAAAATACGGAAAACCGCATCCAGTAATTTATCTCAGTGCTGCCGAAAAATTAAATGTAGTGCCTGTTTTTTGTATGGCTTTCGAGGATTCTTTCAACGGATTATTGGCTGCAAAAGCCGCTAAAATGAAAACGATTTGTATTCCATCCGAAAAATTATTTTCTGATGCGCGCTTTGCTATTGCCGATAAAAAATTAAAATCAATGAGCGATTTTAAAACGGTTTTTTTGTATTGGTGATTTTTACATCAAATATAATTTGGAAAAAGCAGTTGTCGAAAGGCGATATTTTATTACTTTGCTAAAGTTTTATTAAAGATATGTTTTCAAACGCGTTAGCTAAAAAATTAATCAATCTCCCAAAACAAATTGAGGGTGGAACAACGACCATAAATTTATCGGACGAAAAAACTCGTTGGACATTAAACAATGATGATGAGCCAGAATACAGTTTTTTGTTCGAAATAACATCACATAAAAAAATCACGTTTAAAATATCGTTGCATAATCAAGAGGACAATACTAAAGAAGGACTAATTAGAATAGATTACAGAGGCGGACACAAAAATCCTGAAGGCATAAATACTTTTGTTCCAGATTTTGTTAAACCATTTGTTGGCTATTTTTTTCAAAATGAGCCACACATACATATTTACGTTGAAGGTTTTAAAGATCTTGCTTGGGCTGTGCCTTTGTCAGAATACAATTTTCCTATCGTAGATATTAATAATACTGACGATTTTAGTAGCGCAATAAGAGCTTTTGCTAAAGAGATAAATATAGTTACACATTTTAATATTCAGAATACATTATTATGAGTTGGGTAAATCCATTAATACAAGATTATTACAACTGGCTTAAAAGCAAGACAGTTGTTCTGCCTGACGAAAAAACAGAGTGGGTTGCAATTCAAACACCTTTCATTGGACTTTTTAATGATGTTATTGAAATGTATGCTCAAAAAAAAGGAGATAAAATCGTTTTATCAGACAATGGAGAAACTTTTCATAATCTCGATTTAGTTGGCACATCATTAAATAGAGCAGGCGAACGTAAAAATTTAGCTGAAAGAATTTTATTGAATTATGGTATACAGCAACATGGAAACGAACTTGTTACAGAAACAACTGCACAAAATTTTGCTCAGAAGAAACACAACTTTCTTTCTGCAATAATGGAATTAAATGATTTGTATGTTTTATCAAAAAACAATGTTGCGTCTATTTTCAAAGAAGATGTTAGAACTTATCTTGACAGTCAAAATATAATATACACACCCGACTTTATCTCTAAAGGATCAACTGGTTTAGAATTTATGTTCGACTTTCAAATAGCAGGTAAACAAAGTGAATTAGTTTTAAAATCTTTTAATACAATCAATAAGCAAACACTTAGTAGTTTCTTATTTAGTTGGGATGACATTAAACCTGTGAGAGAAAAAGTAAGTAAGAAAAATGTAACGGCAATAGCTGTATTAAATGACGAAGAAAAGCCAATCAGAAGCGAATATTTAGAAGCGTTAAAAGCAAAAAAAGCTAATTATATTATTTGGAGCGACCGTTTAAGTGATGAAAGTATTGATAGACTGAAAGCTGCGTAAAATAATTTTCAATTATTTTTTCTGAATCATAACCGCTCTATCAGGATAATCCGTAATAATTCCGTCCACTCCCATTTCAATTACTTTTTTCATTTCCGAAACTTCATTCACTGTCCAAATAAATAATTTAATTCCCATTTTGTGAGCTTCCTGCAGATTTTTTTCTTTCAGTGATTTATAACTCGGATTGTAAGCGTAAGGTGTAAAACCTAATTTCTTTAAATGGTAATTCAGCGACCAAGAATTAAAAACCAACATGCCAATCTGGATGTTTTTATCTAAGTTATGAATCGCTTTCAAAACCCTTTTATCAAAGGATTGTATCATTATCCGATTGTCAATTTTA
This genomic window contains:
- the hxpB gene encoding hexitol phosphatase HxpB — protein: MIQHPQKIQATIFDMDGLLIDSEPLWQEAEKIIFAKAGIEMTVEMCEQVMGMRVDEAVEHWILRFPKINFSSTQLQAMIMDKVEELIHEKGKLLDGVVSTLELLKTQNVKIGLASSSHFRIIHAVLKQFDLEKYFEVIHSAELEKYGKPHPVIYLSAAEKLNVVPVFCMAFEDSFNGLLAAKAAKMKTICIPSEKLFSDARFAIADKKLKSMSDFKTVFLYW
- a CDS encoding DUF1828 domain-containing protein, whose amino-acid sequence is MSWVNPLIQDYYNWLKSKTVVLPDEKTEWVAIQTPFIGLFNDVIEMYAQKKGDKIVLSDNGETFHNLDLVGTSLNRAGERKNLAERILLNYGIQQHGNELVTETTAQNFAQKKHNFLSAIMELNDLYVLSKNNVASIFKEDVRTYLDSQNIIYTPDFISKGSTGLEFMFDFQIAGKQSELVLKSFNTINKQTLSSFLFSWDDIKPVREKVSKKNVTAIAVLNDEEKPIRSEYLEALKAKKANYIIWSDRLSDESIDRLKAA